The Methanobrevibacter boviskoreani JH1 genomic interval CAGTAAGTCATTTGTGGTGAATATGCATCTATTATTAAATTCTATAAAATGTTCTGCATGTGGAAAATGTGCAAGTGTATGTATTCGAGATAATTTGAAACTAGTGGGAGATCACATTGAGGAGACAGGTGGAAACTGTTTTGATTGTGGTCAATGTATGGCAGTATGTAAGGAAGATGCTATAAGGTTGAAAGCATATGAAAACCAGGAAGATAGGATTGAGGATTATAATCCTAAAGAGATTCCATTTTCCTATGATGAGTATATCCAGTTTTTAAAACAGAGAAGGTCATGCAGATGGTTTACAAGAAAGGAAGTTTCAAAAGAGGAATATGAAAAGCTTTTTGAGGCAGCTTATTATTCCCCCTCAGCTCAGAATATGCAGGATGTGGAATTTCTAGTGGTTAAGGACAATCTTCAAGAATTTCTGGAACATGTTTACAGTATTATTAAGGTGGAAGAAGATGAATTTCCAAGAATTGCCCAATTTGGTGATTATCTAAAACATCCCGACAATTATAAAAATAATCCTTTTTTATGGGAAGGTAAGGAGTTAATTTTAACCTTCTCTAATAATATTATGAATGGTATAATCGCAAGTACAAGGGTTGAACTCGCTGCATATACCCTGGGTCTAGGTGGATTTTATTCCTTGTTCCTTTCAAAAGCAGATTCCATTGACCATGATAAGCTAATGGAATTCTTCCCACAGATTGATTCAGATAAACATATGTCTTCTGTTTTTGTAATTGGTCATCCAAGAACAAGGTTTTTAAGAACAATACCTCATAAAAAGATTAAATTTGATTATTATTAATTAATCTATATACCTGTTGATTTAACTAATCCATCAAGGTTTAGATTGAAAATCATACATCATAAAATAATTATCTTTATTCTAATTTGTTTTTTTATTAAAATCTAAGTTGGGATATGTTTAGAATTTAATTGCTTTATTTTTTTTTATCTAAGATTTAAATCTGAATAAGTTCAGAATTTAAGATTCCTTTATTGCAATTGGGGCAGAATTTTAATTGGCTTAATTCTAATGTTTTGTTATTACATATTGGACATTGGTTGTTGGTAGAATCAATCTTATCAAATAAAATCTCCCTTTTTTCATTTAATGCAAATATTACCTTATTTAGTTTATTTGTAGATAGTTCGTTAATCAAACTTCTGGTTTCTTTTAAATCGAGTCCACTTTTATTCTTATTAATTATATAAAATTTCACTAGTTTATTGCAATGTTTACAATATCTGCTAATCAGTCTTCCAGTAATTGGAGATTTTTTAACAGCTATCTTGTTTTCCTCATGTAAAATACCACTTGCAATACATTCGTCAATATAATCTAATTTATCATCAATGTAGAAGATTATATCGTCAAGGTCCCAATAATCCCAATTACAGCTATTGCAGCTATATCTTATACCAGTTCCCATATTACCACTAAATCTATATAAAATTCTTTAAAAAATTATTATCATTTATATGATATTTCTAATCTTTTATATATAGATTTAAGAAAATTTGAAAAAATGGTTCAATAATATTAAGTTTAATATTGGGTTTGATTTTAAAATATGGATTTAAAAATATTATGGAGATTTAAAATTTATCTCTAAATGGTTTAAAATAAAATGTTTAAAAAAAAGTAGTTGGTATTGAATAATAGAATTATTACAATTAGATTAATCTTTTACTATAATTTCATCTAATTTCAATTCATTGCCGCATTTAGGACATAGACTATCATCGGATATCCAAGTTAGGACTTTACCGCATTTTGGACAGATGTCCTCATTATTGTCTCTTGAACGATCATCTTGCCAGAAGTAAATCCTGTATAATTCGTCTTCAGATGCAGCATCTATCTTTTCTCTGATTTTATCATTTGTTAGGCTGGTGTAGTTATCCCTATCTGTTATGATGTATACCCTGACAGTATCATCACATTCCCTACAATATGCCTCATCTATCCTTCCGGATAGTGAGGATTTTCCTGCCTTTTCAAGTGATGACTTTGTCACTTGTTCGATAGTAATCTTTTCTAAGTCATCATCGAAGTAAAAGATTAGATCCTTGTATTCGAATTCAAATGAACAATTTTTACAGGTATATTTATCAATTAGTGCCATGTTATCTTCCCTTTTAATTTTCGTATTCTGTTAAGTCTTCAATTCCACTTTGTTTAAATCCTCTTTTACGTCTCATACATGATTCACAGACTCCGCAATGTTTATCATGTCCTGTATAACAAGAGTAACTTAATTCCATTGGACAGTTATTTTTATTACCTAATTTCACAATTTCATCTTTATTTAAATCTATTGCAGGTGCCACAACCTCTAAATCTTCCGGTGAACCAATATTCAACAGATTATTAAAAGCATCTAAGAATTCCTTTGAGTTATCTGGAAAGGTATTTGCCTCTTCCAAGTCCCAGCCTACAATAATTTTACTGGCACCAACACTTTCAGCAAATGATGTTGCAATTGCCGTAAAAACAATGTTCCTTCCTGGAACCCAAACAGCATTGGCCGTTTTTTGTGCCTCGTCCAGATTGTCTAAATCCTCATCAGAGGGATTTGGAATATCATTGTCACTGTTAAGTGCGGAATCACTAATGTCTCCAAGCCATTTAAGGTCAATAACTGTATGGGGTATGTTATAATGGTTACAAATATTTTTTGCAGCTTTGATTTCTTGTTTAATTGCTTTTTGGCCATAATCAAAGGTTACAGCTTCTATGTCATAATCATTAACATAACAACTCATTGCCACTGTGGAATCAAGTCCTCCAGATAAAACTGCTATTGCTTTTTCTCTCATATTATCACTTTAATTGTTGTTTTTTAAATATTCTCTAACTTTTATATTGGCTATTTCACGTACTTCTGTTAAACTTAAACCAGTTTCTTTGGCTATTTTTTTAGTGTCTTCAAATTCTGCTCTTTTTGAAATTATTCTGCCATTATGGTATCCGATTTTAAAGTTAATCTTATATTCCTTATTATTGATTTCAACAGGTATCTTTATGAATTTTCTTGAGGCTGTGCCTCTATGTGTTTTAGGAGATATTCTTATTCCTAAAGTTCCAGTCTCTTCAAATAATACATTAAGTAGGTTTTCTATTTGTTCGTCCTTGCATATTACCTGGATAAGTTGGCCTGGTCTGTTTTTCTTCATGAATATTGGAATCATTATGACGTCTCTTGCACCTGCATCTAATAATCTGTCATATAGATATCCAAGTTCCTCGCCACTTAAATGATCCACATTCGTCTCAAGTACATTTATTTCTGATTTTTTCTTGGTATCCTCGGTTTTTATGATTCTTAAGACATTAGGATGTTTGAAGTCTTTAGAACCTGCCCCATATCCTATGGATTCGGCTTTTATATTTGGAATAAAATCAAGATATTCGTCACATAAGACCCTGTAAAGAGCGCATCCTGTTGGTGTTGCAAGTTCAGAGTCAACAGGCCCCCCCATAAATTTAATGCCCTTTAAGATCTCACAGGTTGCAGGTGCGGGAATACTTACAATTCCATGTGCAGTATTTGCCCTTCCACCACCTACGGATATTGGAAGACCTATGATCTTCTCTTTATTTAATCCTAACAGGTAAAAGCCATAAACGGTTCCAATAACATCACACACAGCATCTGCGGCACCCACTTCATGAAAATGAATCTCATCAAGTGATTTTCCATGAACCTTACTTTCTGCCAAAGCAATTACTTTAAAAACTTCTTTTGATTTGGTTATTACCTCCTCAGGTAAAACATCATTTAATTTATCAATCTTTTCAATCAATCCTTTATAAGGGGTTCCATGGTTATGGGGGTGTTTTGAATCTAAGGTTTTTACACTGCAGAATGTAGAATCAATTCCTGATTTGTTAATTTTGGAGATAGTGGTTTCCACTCCTCCAAAATCCTTAGATGCCATTTCAGTTATTTCCTTAATTTTGTTCTTGTCTGCTCCTAAATCTACTAATGCACCAATAAGCATGTTTCCAGAAATACCTGAACCTTGCGGGTCTATTATAATCGTCATATTATCCCTTTTTTATTAATTAATAATCCTATTAAATTGGTTTTATTAATTGTCCTTTTTGAAATTACAAATATATTTATATGGTTATATATAATAAATTCTTACTAATTTTTTAATAAATCTCAATGATTGATATTTAAATATAATAAATATTTAAATAAACTATATTATAATAATTTAATTAATTAGTTATTTTTATAATTGGTGTGGATTATGAAATTAGATAAGAAAAACAAAATTCAAGATAATATTCAATTGTATCATGACAAAAACGGATTAAACATTTATAATCCCGATTTTTTCTTAACTTTCAGTGATTTTAATATAAGTGATGGAATAGATATAATTGAAAATATTCTCATTCTTAAAAATGATGTAATAAGTCTTAAAAATACTGATAAAGTTTTTGAAAGTATTGAGAAATTCATGGCTTCAAACAATATAGAAGGTAGTTATATCTTCCATAATTTTGACAATATTGAATATTTTGTAAATACCTATGGTGATATCTCAGTTGTTACAGTGGTTAATAATGACGTTGAGATTGGGGATTTTTACGGTAACCTTAAGGTGGCAAATTCTAAAAAGGGTTTTATGGATGCTAAAATAGATTTTGGTCAAATTGTAATTATAAATAAAGCATTATCTCCAAAACTTCTAATTAAATTACATACTGTGGCTGTAAAGGAAAGAGTCAGGTTTTTTGATTCTCTAAATCTTCCATTGCATATTGACAATATTGTCGGAACTGACGACTTTCTTGTACTTGCATCAAATATGCCGAAAAACGATTTAGATGATGATGAAAAACAATTTGGTGTGGATATCACTCAGATGACCTATGATGATTTTGAGATAGATTTGGACGAACTTCTTGAAAGGGTTCAGGATGCTGTTTCTATTGCACTTGAGGATGCATTTAAAAAGGTAGGTCTAAGTTTCGGTATTTTGGATTATTTTGTTGCTGAAGGTATTCAAATATCTGATTTAACTGATGCTGCAATGGAATTAGTCGAAGGTGTTGATATAACTGATGAGCT includes:
- a CDS encoding nitroreductase family protein, with the protein product MHLLLNSIKCSACGKCASVCIRDNLKLVGDHIEETGGNCFDCGQCMAVCKEDAIRLKAYENQEDRIEDYNPKEIPFSYDEYIQFLKQRRSCRWFTRKEVSKEEYEKLFEAAYYSPSAQNMQDVEFLVVKDNLQEFLEHVYSIIKVEEDEFPRIAQFGDYLKHPDNYKNNPFLWEGKELILTFSNNIMNGIIASTRVELAAYTLGLGGFYSLFLSKADSIDHDKLMEFFPQIDSDKHMSSVFVIGHPRTRFLRTIPHKKIKFDYY
- a CDS encoding zinc ribbon domain-containing protein, which encodes MALIDKYTCKNCSFEFEYKDLIFYFDDDLEKITIEQVTKSSLEKAGKSSLSGRIDEAYCRECDDTVRVYIITDRDNYTSLTNDKIREKIDAASEDELYRIYFWQDDRSRDNNEDICPKCGKVLTWISDDSLCPKCGNELKLDEIIVKD
- the queC gene encoding 7-cyano-7-deazaguanine synthase QueC, producing the protein MREKAIAVLSGGLDSTVAMSCYVNDYDIEAVTFDYGQKAIKQEIKAAKNICNHYNIPHTVIDLKWLGDISDSALNSDNDIPNPSDEDLDNLDEAQKTANAVWVPGRNIVFTAIATSFAESVGASKIIVGWDLEEANTFPDNSKEFLDAFNNLLNIGSPEDLEVVAPAIDLNKDEIVKLGNKNNCPMELSYSCYTGHDKHCGVCESCMRRKRGFKQSGIEDLTEYEN
- the larC gene encoding nickel pincer cofactor biosynthesis protein LarC — encoded protein: MTIIIDPQGSGISGNMLIGALVDLGADKNKIKEITEMASKDFGGVETTISKINKSGIDSTFCSVKTLDSKHPHNHGTPYKGLIEKIDKLNDVLPEEVITKSKEVFKVIALAESKVHGKSLDEIHFHEVGAADAVCDVIGTVYGFYLLGLNKEKIIGLPISVGGGRANTAHGIVSIPAPATCEILKGIKFMGGPVDSELATPTGCALYRVLCDEYLDFIPNIKAESIGYGAGSKDFKHPNVLRIIKTEDTKKKSEINVLETNVDHLSGEELGYLYDRLLDAGARDVIMIPIFMKKNRPGQLIQVICKDEQIENLLNVLFEETGTLGIRISPKTHRGTASRKFIKIPVEINNKEYKINFKIGYHNGRIISKRAEFEDTKKIAKETGLSLTEVREIANIKVREYLKNNN
- a CDS encoding phosphatidylglycerophosphatase A, which produces MKLDKKNKIQDNIQLYHDKNGLNIYNPDFFLTFSDFNISDGIDIIENILILKNDVISLKNTDKVFESIEKFMASNNIEGSYIFHNFDNIEYFVNTYGDISVVTVVNNDVEIGDFYGNLKVANSKKGFMDAKIDFGQIVIINKALSPKLLIKLHTVAVKERVRFFDSLNLPLHIDNIVGTDDFLVLASNMPKNDLDDDEKQFGVDITQMTYDDFEIDLDELLERVQDAVSIALEDAFKKVGLSFGILDYFVAEGIQISDLTDAAMELVEGVDITDELREKFEIQLYKSLEDINVIALLMAAIRTEYDFENNLVREVDISDDPAYLYTDEVLGLSIANQIAGTKARFNFVRYDQAKPGILYGLGPMLDDIIGGLIAGVMSKIFEES